Genomic segment of Ostrinia nubilalis chromosome 22, ilOstNubi1.1, whole genome shotgun sequence:
CTCGTGGAGTCTTACACCAGTGATGCGGCGTTGGCTCTGGACAGCGGCGGAGCCAAGTGTGCTAAGTGCGGCGACAAGGCTAGCAAGAAATGCTCTAGGTGTAAGAGCGAGTGGTACTGTGGCAGGTAAGCTGTGTAGAAGCTAGAAAATGTGTGCCAAGAGCAGACGTATCTGATCCGTCAGGGTCAACAGGGTTCCAATTCTGACATTCAGTGTGCaggtacgtagtacttattattattctgtggtgcaGGATGTAAACCTTAGGGCCTGAGTACGCCACTTTTTTAACGGATTCTTTGTCGCCTACAGAGCAGTTCGCTGCAAAACGCATTTGTTTCGCTTCACACGTGTTATGTTATCGCCCCTATCGTTTATTTCGCGACTATTAGTTAGCCTTAAATATCTGTAAGGGATTAAGTTATAACAAAATGCTTACCTACTCATGTTTTAATTTTCAGGGAATGCCAAGTGCAGCAATGGCCGAAACACAAAGATATCTGCGATCAGTTCGCCAACCTAGCTGTTTAAGTTTTTACTAAGACAAGAGAAATAAGGCTGTCGTATCCCTATACTTTTCTGTAGTTTCCTCTTATTTTAGCAATAtagtaattattgttttatttatgtatgtatattaagGGCTATAGTTGTGtacttttcgaaaaaaatgttacctaagGTTGAAACATGAGCCCATGATTGTGTTATTGAAAGTAACTTGGAtagtaataaaaagaaattcaatttttttggatttttatttttaaaacttagcGACTACACCTAGGAATTAGCTCGACGACTTGAGGTAGTCTTTGAGCACGTCCAACGCTGGTGTCTCTTCACCGAAGTCCTGGAAACAAAATCATTCATTGCTTGAATAAGCCAGAAAATCGAAAATCCTAGACACTATTTACTAACATAGCTTTTATTGTCCCTAGAAATATCGATCAATTTTCAGGGTAACTTTTTATGAGCCTTGCAAAAAATGTTCGAGTGATAGGAAGGTAGCCTGTGCAAGTAACACGACACCATAGGGTCATTCAGTTGATATAGCGCCGATTAAATGTACACTAACAGCTTACAAAAACTGCTAGTGTTCGTGCTAAGCGCATAACAATACGAATTGCTAATACAAGTTCATTCAGTGGTACATTCCCCTTAGATACAAAGAAATGTACATTATTTTCCGTTAGTCCATTTGAAGATTCCAGTAGCATTATCTACCACTTGCGGATATCGCAACTCCTTTCGCGACGTTCCGTCCGTCAGTAAAAGACAATGATGGGGGGCAATAGACGGCATTATTTCATCGAGTACAAGCCTTTAGAGAGATGCCACACGGGCGTTGACGTTGCAGCAACCTACATTAGATTTATGAACTTCGAAATAGCGCGAACATAGGAGAAATTCGACAGTCAGGTGGCACACTAACCTGAAGCCAACTCGTGACTACTAGAATTACTATAAAACTGGGTATTATAATCTAGCTTTCCCCATATCGCTCACTAAAGCTAAACCGCTAAACAGAATATAAATACCAGACTTACTTTGATCACCACGCACGAGCAGCCGACAATCTTTCTGGCTTTGCCGTCCTTGTCGATCTTGCAGAGACCGGCCCATTCGCCCAACTTCTTGTTGTTGTCAACCTGAAATAGTTCGAACATTGATATTTAAATGATCGACCCATATTTAATTAgtcttcaataaataataattaaattgaataattataattagtgtAACATTAGAACCGTTTTAGCAATGACTTCCATCGTCAAATTATCATCAATCCCAAAAAGAACATGTGTAGTAGAAAATAGCAATAAATGTATGGGTGCTAGGAAAGTTGACTCTGCATGGTGCAGGTCACCATAGGGGCACACAATTCACTCTGCGCTCCTTGTGCCAACCAAAGCATGGGCTGTAGTGGCTCGTGCGGAGCGCTGGATTATCTTTAGAAAGAATTATTTGAATACAGTAGAATCTCAATTATCTGGACTCATTTTTTACAGCTCTAATTACCGATTTAGGGTCTGGACCCATCAATACTGCATGGCGCCTTGGTTCATTGTTAAAAATGAATTCACCCAAAATGGTCTAAATGATGTATGTAGAACTTTTTCTACAGTAAAAAAGTTTAGTTTGATTtcactttgaaatcgattatccggattttcgattatcctgaatacccctggttttaattgatccagataatcgggattctactgtataAATAACCATTGATATATTCCAGCatgaacaaaatattaaatagtTACCTTGACGAGAGGAATCTGATGTTCGTTGCAGAGGGCCTGAACTAGCTTCTTGTAGGAGGCTTCATCACAGTTCTCGGCGAGGACACACAGCATAGCTTGCCTCCTGACAAATCATTAGGTTTTTGTTAAGACTGGCCTGGCAGAACATGTTTAGCTACAAAATAGCAGCAGGATAAAGGTATCTTAACTTTAGTATCAATTATCACATCTATGATTAATTAGCAGGTGTTCGAACAAAAGGATTGATTCAAGTGCTCAAATGCAACATCTTTTCCCAAAGAATGTTCAATTATTCAGAAAAACTTACCTTCCCATACAAATTGTCATCAGTAATCAGTCATTTAGGGGCCAttcataaagtacgtcacacgaatttcattatttttttaccccccctccgtccttgtcacaggtagTCACATTTCTtagacccccccctccctagtgtgacgtcacatgttttgcaatttcacatcgaaaaattattatatccgaaattagttttatttccatttaaattaagtacatttttttatgaaatcaacattatatcaaatacttaaaacaattgaaatgtgatgtcacgaaacttaggacccctcccaccccttgtcacaccatgtcacactttgtcaaccccctccccccctctttatgTGTGAAGTACTTTATGATGAATTTAGATATTGATCATGTAAGAAAATAGTTGTACttgagtagtagaatcaaccttCTTTGTTTGAGTACCACATAATCACCTGTGTATAGCCGAAGCTTCTTTACTAAGGCTAAAAAATTCTTTTATATAAATATTGATATTGTATTGTAGCACACTTGGGAGGCCACAAAGTTGTTGGACAAGCACTGTGGTACTATGTATGTGCATTTGTTATTGGCAACAGAGTGTATCCAGCGTAACTTGAATATTACAGTAGATATTTCCACATAGCATATGACTAGAACAGCCACACACTGTGTGAATGTTTGTGAGGAACTTTGTTGCCTAATTTGATAAACATTACAGAAAAATATATCACAAATTCAAGGTTCCAAATCAGTTTTTCAATGTATACTCAATATCAAGAATAGATTCAAGCTTATGAtgcaataaatttaaatatttagaccacttaggggccgtccatatattacgtcattctaaattagggggggggggttggtctgcggatgacggtaaatgattattaggggggggggggggtgtttcgaaattgacgtcattcttatttatttatttatagtttattgttcacgtacaaaaagattatttctaaaaagaaatttcttccagcacacctagtaagtgagactgcaaatgtgagaggcggctaaggcgcgtacaatactaaaataactcataataaacatacataatgcaacatagatgtacacaaatacagtaataactacagataaaatactctaacaataatctatatacttataataaatctgtagagaggtcaattctgtacatgaaatatattttcaaaataactatcagggggtgattagttatcgatactgatgccaaaaatgcaatcagtaaaatttttgtctgtctgtctgtctgtaagttccttatagaaacaaaaactactcgacggattttaacgaaacttggtacaattattcttcatactcctgggcaggttatagtatacttaggaattcccacaggaacgggaattagcgggaaaaaacatttgtatgaaaaaatctaaaccgcgtaagatagacgcttgaaatttggcatgcaggtaccttagtaaacttaaagcttagttacaacatgatattgtaaaattcccacgggaacgggagttagcgggaaaaaacatttgtatgaaaaaatctaaaccgcgtaaaatagatgaagggggtaaaacgggatccacgcgtacgaagtcgcgggcggccgctagtattacatataatactagctgcccgccccggcttcgcccgtggtacttacatgtattatacatataaaccttccttaagaattactctattaaaaaaaaaggtgattctataaccaagtgttttaattttgtcaaactggtaatgacgtcaattttgggagaaggggggggggggggtcctTAATAAATGacgataggatgattgtagggggggggggggtctaaaatctgaaaaaatcgatgacgtaatttatggacggccccttagggctgatttttcaatcagtTAAGTACTATTGGAAAATCAGCCCTTCAATAAAATTTATCTTGAgtgttattttaaaaagttcagaaatagttttattttcaaatggATCACAGGCTTTCTTACAGTTAAGCATCACAGTGTTTTGCACTAGTTTACTACAATTAAAAAAGTAGAAATtaagaaatacaaaaagaaattattACACCTATTGTATCACAAGTGCACAATTTCATACTTTTGAATAAACCCACAAAATCAGCTGTAATTCAAACTCTATTTCAAGTGAATTATTGCTCTTGAATTAAAATATACCACGTACTACTAATTAGCAGCATGTGTTGAAGCTATACTATGTGAATTTcacatgtaaacaaatatgtacATACTTGTCAAGGGCCTTGGCGGCTTCGTGGAGACCATGGACGAGTCCGCCGTGGATGAGGGCGGTCTTCAGAACCTCCTGGAGGGCTGTGTTCACGTCCATAGCACCTCCGCTCAAGACGGGGTTCACGGGCACTTCACTGTAGGAAAAGTACACATAAATAAGAGAATAAATTTACTAAAGCTGTAATAATAACGTTGGGGAGGCATATAGGAGCCACAGTTAGCATGGTGACGGTAAAACACGCTCAATCGCATGAAGACAGCTAACCTCTAAACATTCTGAGGTTATGTTGATAACATGTTTACATCAATGTTCTTGGacaatttataattaaattactgGTTTAAACCAAACTTAGAGAACATAGAAGAgtaattcagaacaattttaaaGACAAAGGGAAAGAGATACACCGAAAAACAACAATACTTACACTTCAATATCAGCCATGATTTATAACTGTTTGCCGACCTGAAATACGGATTAAAGTAGATTGAATATAACTTCCACATTTTATAACGAATAACACAATCACAATATCCCGaaagattattaaaataactcAAGATAGCGAAAAATTCTTCACGAAACGTTTGACACTTTACCTTGCGCACCGGAAAAAGACTAGTGATGTGGCGAATGAAGTACTTGATATGTCAAATTCAGATTGAATAATCGATCATCGATTCTGATTTTTCAATAGTTTTAAAACAATGAAACcattgaaaatttaaaaaattgtctTATTTCAAGCCAAACATAATTCTAAATAATTGAATTCCACGCACATACaacaaaaactaattttttatgatttttttttaaatgaatttctAAATCTAACGAGACTGCTGCGCTACAACACTAGTGATTTATACGTTCCAATTTACACACAGTATAAAATTTACTAGTTAACTAGTTAACAAGCAAATTATATATTAGATTTAGCATTtcctttatttaaaaatattttctgttatttcacaataaatattgaattaaaACATACAAGGAgtctttgcaaaaataaatcaagTTAGGCCATCTTAACAGTCAATGCGGcggtaattttaaaacaaaagagaGATAACGACAGTGTCATTTTGATTTTgagatatattttatttttgtaaattttatttagaaatatGTTTGTGTGAAGAAATCATAGTGCTTAGTTATTTTATTCAGACTGtgttttttagttataaaatgTGCTATCGAATAAGTTTATACTTACCATTTTTGGTGCAGCCATGACGCGCAGCCCTGATATTCTGTTTATGGCAGAATATATTAAAAACGTGTTATATTTTGCGACAGTACGACAAGGGAAGACCCTCAAAAGTACTGCAGATACACATTATTTTTGTATAGACAACGATTTAATATACGAGAACTATTATTCTGATTTTGGGCCACTAAACTTGGGTTGCGTTTATAAATACTGTAGGATAttgaatgaaaaattaaagcaGCATTTGAATAAGCAAGCAATAGTTCATTACACATCGATAGATCCGAAGAAAAAGGCGAACGCAGCTTTCGTATTAGGATGTTATGGTGTTTTGTATTTAAGTTTATCACCAAGAGACGCACTGAAGCCTCTTCTGGTTCATGGGCAGAGTTATCGGTATGTATATTCACTTAGATTCACTTCCTAAGTTCTGTACTTCTTATCTGTagatttgttttaaatgtaacgTAATTAATCGATTCTCTTTTAATACTACTccccgctagatggcgctgaagCGGTGCGAGAATTCGTAGTAAACTCATTTTAAATGGGTAAAAAAGCGTTTAgtgtaacttttttaaataaaagtaccTACGGCAAGTGTGAAGCCCGTATATAGTCTTCAGCTATCAAGCTTGAACCTAGTTACCTATAACTGGATAAATATATTTATCCAGTTTTGGTCACAAAATTGTAATTCAAGCTGACcctgtttctttttatttagacCTTTTCAAGATGCAACACAAGGTGATTCTGCATACACAATATCTCTGATCGATTGTCTCAACGCTATTAAAAAAGCAAGAGATTTGGGTTTCTTCAATTTCCAAGATTTCAACTACGAAGAATATGATAGACTTgacaaaatacagggtggcgaTTTGAATTGGATTGTTCCTGGTAAAATAAAGAttctctttaatttttttaatactttctaCAGCGGATCtgggaattttattttataattatgtaagtacttaCATTCAAAATGATCATTTTTTAGCAAAGTTTCTGGCTTTTATTGGGCCAGTGGATTGCAGCGTATCTTTATACCATCCGCCAGAAATGTACATAGACTATTTTCTGGAAAACGATGTAAAAATTGTTATTAGATTAAACAAAAGGCTTTACGATGGCAATGTGTGAGTATAGTTTTAccaataatttgtatttaatttaaaacaaatgtaATATGAATGTAGCTTACATGAAACGAAAACATTACAGATTTAATAACGCCGGCATAACTCACTACGACTTATTTTTCCCCGACGGGTCATGTCCACCTCGAAATATTCTCTTCAAATTTCTGCAAATCAGCGAAGAATCCGATTGCGCT
This window contains:
- the LOC135082695 gene encoding small ribosomal subunit protein eS12, coding for MADIEVEVPVNPVLSGGAMDVNTALQEVLKTALIHGGLVHGLHEAAKALDKRQAMLCVLAENCDEASYKKLVQALCNEHQIPLVKVDNNKKLGEWAGLCKIDKDGKARKIVGCSCVVIKDFGEETPALDVLKDYLKSSS